The nucleotide sequence GAAGAGAGGAAGTTGCCAACGGGAGGCTCGGAAGAACCGGGCCGCGCCGCGAGGGAGCGATAGGGAGGTGCGGTCGTGCATGGCGGGCCGAGCCTAGGGACGCGGTGATTCCAGCGTCAAAATGTTTCTGGGATTTGACTCTTCTCATGCTCCACGTGGGAGACGCGGTGCGCCATGAGTTCTGGAAGACAGGGAGAACAGGGCGTGTGTTAGGAGATGGGTCCCATGACGACCGAGCAGCCGCAGCCCCGGGCCCGTCGCCCGCGGCGTCACTTCTCGATGATTCGCACCTTCGTGCTGGCTGACTTCGTGACGCTCGGCAATGGCTTTGCCGGGGCGGGCAGCATCCTGGCCGCCATGCAGTACCTGGCGACGGGCACGCTGGACTTCCTATGGCTGGCGTATGGGTTGATGCCCGTGGCGCTGGTGATGGACGTGGCGGATGGGCGGATTGCCCGGTGGCGTTTCAAGAAGTCACCCCTGGGGGCGGATCTCGACTCGCTGGCGGACGTCATCTCGTTTGGCATGGCGCCCGCGGCGCTGGGGTTCGCGGCGGGCCTCCGTGGCGGATTGGACGTGGTGGCCCTGCTGTACTTCGTGGCGTGTGGAATCAGCCGGCTGGCGCGCTTCAATGTCACCTCCGCGGCGCTCTCCGATGAGACTGGCAAGGTGAAGTACTTCGAGGGGACGCCCATCCCCACCAGTCTGTTGCTGGTGATGGTGTTGGCGGTGCTGACGTGGAAGGGCCTCATCGGCGCGCAGCTCGCGGGCGGCTTGTGGCAGGTGGGGCCGTTCGGGCTCCACCCGCTGGCGCTGCTCTACGTCGCGAGTGGAAGCGCGATGATCAGCAAGACCCTGCGCATTCCCAAGGTGTAGCCGGCAGCTCCCTGAGAATTCCCAGGCGTGGGTGGTTGCCCGTCCCGGCATGGGTGCCTAGCTTCGCCACCAGCTCCCCTTGACCTCCATGTATTGGGATGTCGGAGGGTAGGGGTGGGGACGGCGGGGAAGGGATGGGTGCCATGAAGGGGCGCTGGGGCTGGTGGGGCCTCGTGATGGTGGGGCTGGTGTGGGGGTGCGCGGATCGCGACCGCTCGACGCTGGCGGATGGGCGGCTGACGGCGACGCCCGGCGGGGTGGACTTCCAGCGGGTGGCCATTTTCGACGCGCGCGAAGCGGACGTGACGTTGCGCAACGTGGGGCGCGCGCGCGTCACCGTGAACGAAGCCTGGGTGGAGGGGCCGGATGGCTCGTACCTCGCGGGCTTCACGGACGATGGGCCGCACAGTCTGGCGCCAGGCCGCGATTGCACGCTGAAGGTCCGCTTCGCGCCGCAGGCCGCGGGCGGGCTGGCGGGCACGTTGGTGGTGCGCTCGGACACGCGGATGGAGCCGCTGCTGCGCATTCCCCTGTCGGGCGCGGGCGTGGACGCCTGGGCGCGCGTGTCTCCGACCCAGCTGGACTTCGGCCGCATCGAGGCGGAGTCCAGCAAGACGCTGGGCCTCCAGTTG is from Myxococcaceae bacterium JPH2 and encodes:
- a CDS encoding CDP-alcohol phosphatidyltransferase family protein, producing the protein MTTEQPQPRARRPRRHFSMIRTFVLADFVTLGNGFAGAGSILAAMQYLATGTLDFLWLAYGLMPVALVMDVADGRIARWRFKKSPLGADLDSLADVISFGMAPAALGFAAGLRGGLDVVALLYFVACGISRLARFNVTSAALSDETGKVKYFEGTPIPTSLLLVMVLAVLTWKGLIGAQLAGGLWQVGPFGLHPLALLYVASGSAMISKTLRIPKV